A single genomic interval of Sinorhizobium garamanticum harbors:
- the pdxY gene encoding pyridoxal kinase PdxY, whose translation MPEMPAPGAVIVISSHVVRGTVGNRAAVFALETLGHRVWAVPTVILPWHPGHGRSTRVAIADTDFQSIIDDLIDARWIGEVSAVLSGYLCSPGQVDGVAQLVTALRQRNPELLYACDPVIGDDNSLYISAEIAAAVRDRLLPLATLATPNRFELSWLVGAALETNTAILDAALGLGPSRVLVTSAIPMMTGGTGNLYLSGSHALLAEHRLVDNPPNGTGDLLAAVFLARLLQGLPEERALQMATASVFEIIARTARRGADELTLEQDASSLATPMAMVQMRRFLHPSQVRKK comes from the coding sequence ATGCCCGAAATGCCTGCACCCGGCGCCGTCATCGTCATTTCAAGCCATGTGGTTCGCGGCACCGTTGGCAATCGGGCCGCGGTCTTCGCGTTGGAGACGCTCGGGCATCGCGTCTGGGCCGTGCCGACGGTGATCCTGCCGTGGCATCCGGGTCACGGCCGCTCGACACGGGTGGCGATCGCCGACACGGACTTCCAGTCGATCATCGATGATCTCATCGATGCACGCTGGATCGGTGAAGTCAGCGCCGTTCTATCGGGCTATCTCTGCTCGCCGGGCCAGGTCGACGGCGTGGCGCAACTGGTGACGGCGTTGCGCCAGCGCAATCCCGAGCTTCTCTACGCCTGCGATCCCGTCATCGGCGATGACAACAGCCTTTACATTTCGGCCGAGATCGCGGCCGCGGTGCGCGACCGTCTGCTGCCGCTGGCGACACTTGCGACCCCCAACCGGTTCGAGCTCTCCTGGCTCGTCGGGGCGGCACTTGAAACGAATACGGCGATCCTCGACGCGGCACTCGGTCTCGGACCTTCACGGGTGCTGGTGACGTCGGCGATCCCCATGATGACCGGCGGCACGGGCAATCTCTACCTGTCCGGCAGCCATGCGCTGCTGGCCGAGCACCGGTTGGTCGACAATCCGCCGAACGGCACCGGTGATCTGCTCGCCGCCGTATTTCTGGCGCGGCTACTCCAGGGGCTGCCCGAAGAGCGGGCGCTGCAGATGGCGACCGCCAGCGTGTTCGAGATCATTGCGCGCACTGCCCGGCGCGGTGCCGACGAACTGACGCTCGAGCAGGACGCGTCGAGCCT